Genomic segment of Paenibacillus sp. FSL R5-0912:
AACAGCGCCGCTCCTGCTCTTTCGAGCAGAAACGGCGCTGCTGTGCATCCCCGCCCTAAGAACCTGTCTCCAGCTGCCGGTTACCCGGTGCGGGAGGCAGGCTGCCGGTTCTGCCCTCCTCCGCTGCAAGCAGGCTCTGCAGCTGCAGCTCCTCAATCCCGAGAACCTGTCCGCATTCGCGGACTGTGAGGAAGCCGCGTCGATACGCGGCTATAACCTTGCTTTTGTCCATCTACTATAACGACCTTTCACTTGGCATACGGTTTCTACTCTTCAGTATCACTGAAAAGAAGTTAAAGTATACCTGTGGCGACAGGCCCTGCGGATAAGCAACCGTTCCCTATTTCTTGCGGTAGAAGAAGGTTTCTGTAGATTCGAATCCATACTGCGCGGGCGTGAAAATCTGTTCCGTGCTGCCCACGAACAGATAGCCGCCGGGACGCAGGCTGGCCGAGAATTTGTGATACAGCTTATTCTTGGCTTCTTCAGTGAAATAGATCATTACATTCCGGCAGATGATCAGGTCGAAGCCTTCATCAAACTTATCGAGCAGCAGATTCTGCTTACGGAAATCGATACTCTTCTTCAGCCCATCACTGACCTTGAACACGGGTCCCTCCGGAGTGAAATACCGGTCAGCCACATCTTTAGGGACATCTTTTAAGGAACGCTCCAGATATAACCCCTGCTTCGCTTTGGCCAATGCCCCGTCATCAATATCTGTTGCCAGAATACCGGTCTGGGCCAGAATATTCTTGTCTGACAGGATCATCGCCAGTGTATAAGGTTCTTCTCCGGTAGAACAGGCGGCACTCCACAGCTTCAGTCTGCGGCCGGAACGCTGAAGATCAGGCAGAATAACATCCCTTAATACTTCCCAGCGGTTCGGATTACGCCAGAATTCGGAGACATTAATGGTCATCCGGTCGAGAAATTCATAGAATAAAGCCTTGTCCTTCATCATTGCGGCATAAAAATCACTAAAAGAATTGTAACCGTTCTTCATGCGGAGCGTCGTAAGACGCCGCTTCATCTGCGCTTCCTTATACTGGGCGAGATCAATTCCGGTGCTCTGTTTGACATTATGAATAAATCCGGTGTAATCCGGGTCTGGGGTTAATGCGGGTTCTTCACGTTCTGCCATAAATATTCTCCTGTCTCCCGCCGGACCTTACATCCAGACTGAGATGTCTTTGTTATACTGGGCCAGTTCAGACGGAGCAAAGAAATTGGCAATTTCACGTGCTGCGCTTTCCGGCGAGTCTGATCCGTGGATCAAATTAAGCGGGGTGTGGCTGGCATAGTCACCGCGGATCGTTCCCGGCAATGCCTCGCCCACTTTGGTTTTGCCGATCAGCAGACGCGACAGTGCTACAACATCATCGCCTTCCCATACCATGGCAAACACAGGACCGGAGGTGATAAAGCCTACCAGTTCCGGGAAGAAATCTTTACCTTCATGCTCTGCGTAGTGCTTCTTGGCTTGTGCTTCCGTAATGGTAATCAGCTTCGCAGCAACCAGCTTGAATCCCTTATCCTCCAGGCGGGCGACAATACGCCCGATCAATCCGCGTTGTACACCGTCTGGTTTGATCATCAGATACGTTTGTTCCATAGAGTCACTCTCCATTTCCCCAATTCTTAATGAATGCTAGGTTTGTCTATACGGGATTGCATAATCAGGTTGTTCATTGTCTGATATTATCAGAAACCTCGGCATCTGTGAACGCTTAATCTACGGAAGCTGCCAGATTAATAAGCGCGTCCTGTGACAAAAAAGGCGATGTCGCGCAGATTACGTTTGGTCCTGTTGCCCGGGAGCTGCTCCAGCGCCTCCAGCGCCTTAGAGATGTAACGGGAAGCCAGCTCCTCCGCACGGGCAATTCCGTCCCCGGAAAGGATCAGGTCGATTGCACGGCCAACCCCGCCATTCCCCGCGCGGATCCGTTCCAGCTCTTCCATCAGTCCTTCGCGCAGCCTTGAGTCCTGCAGGCTGTAAATCACCGGCAATGTAATGTTGCCCTGGCGCATATCACTGCCAGGCGGTTTGCCGATTTGCTTCTCCGTTCCGGAAAGATCGAGCAGATCATCACGGATCTGAAACGCCATCCCCACGTTATATCCGTAATTATAGAGCAGCCTTGCTGTCTCCGGCTCTGCTTCTGCAGCCAGGGCGCCGAGCTGACAGCTGACGGCTATTAGCAGTGCTGTCTTGCGGCGGATTCTCCGCAGGTAATGACGTACGCTCTGCCCGCTGTTGAAGAAATCACGAATCTGCTCCATCTCTCCGATTGACATCTCCACCATAGCTTTGGAGAGGAGCTGATGAATCCGGGGATTCTTCAGCTCCGAAGTCATGACCAGTGCCTTGGCATAGATATAGTCGCCGGTATACATGGCGATCTTGTCGCCCCATTTCGCCTTGACGGTGGGCTCCCCCCGCCGCAGTTCAGCATTATCGATGACATCATCGTGGACAAGCGAGGCGCTATGTATCAGCTCCAGCGGAATTGCAACACGCTTCAGCTTGTCGAGGTCATATTGTCCGAATTTGCCGCCCATGAGGACAAATACCGGACGAAGGCGCTTGCCTCCCGCCTTGAGCAGGTGCAGCGAGGTTTCTGTCAGCAGGTCATCATCACCCTGGACACTGCGGTACAGTTCCTTTTCAATCTGATCCATATCTTTGTTCAGCAAGCCGAATATTTGCATTCGCTTCATTCTTTCACCCGTGTCAGCAGATTGTGGCTCCAAAGCTCCATCTTCACTTCCTGCGGCAGCAGGCCCATTTCATAGGCATAGCGGAAATAGAGGTTGAGACCTTCCTGCTGCCTTTCCCCAAAGTCGTAACATAAATTACGGAAATAATCGTTCCAATAGGATGCCGTACCTCCGATAGTGCAGCAAGCTTCATGTGTAATTGGCCCCAGATCGCGCAGGCCCCGTCTTTTACTGACGGCAAAGGCTTCCGCAATCTCGGCAATCGCTTCCGGATTACGCAAAGCAGCCCCGCGGTTAACGGCCCAG
This window contains:
- a CDS encoding CheR family methyltransferase; translation: MAEREEPALTPDPDYTGFIHNVKQSTGIDLAQYKEAQMKRRLTTLRMKNGYNSFSDFYAAMMKDKALFYEFLDRMTINVSEFWRNPNRWEVLRDVILPDLQRSGRRLKLWSAACSTGEEPYTLAMILSDKNILAQTGILATDIDDGALAKAKQGLYLERSLKDVPKDVADRYFTPEGPVFKVSDGLKKSIDFRKQNLLLDKFDEGFDLIICRNVMIYFTEEAKNKLYHKFSASLRPGGYLFVGSTEQIFTPAQYGFESTETFFYRKK
- the ndk gene encoding nucleoside-diphosphate kinase; its protein translation is MEQTYLMIKPDGVQRGLIGRIVARLEDKGFKLVAAKLITITEAQAKKHYAEHEGKDFFPELVGFITSGPVFAMVWEGDDVVALSRLLIGKTKVGEALPGTIRGDYASHTPLNLIHGSDSPESAAREIANFFAPSELAQYNKDISVWM
- a CDS encoding polyprenyl synthetase family protein, translating into MKRMQIFGLLNKDMDQIEKELYRSVQGDDDLLTETSLHLLKAGGKRLRPVFVLMGGKFGQYDLDKLKRVAIPLELIHSASLVHDDVIDNAELRRGEPTVKAKWGDKIAMYTGDYIYAKALVMTSELKNPRIHQLLSKAMVEMSIGEMEQIRDFFNSGQSVRHYLRRIRRKTALLIAVSCQLGALAAEAEPETARLLYNYGYNVGMAFQIRDDLLDLSGTEKQIGKPPGSDMRQGNITLPVIYSLQDSRLREGLMEELERIRAGNGGVGRAIDLILSGDGIARAEELASRYISKALEALEQLPGNRTKRNLRDIAFFVTGRAY